One Papaver somniferum cultivar HN1 chromosome 10, ASM357369v1, whole genome shotgun sequence genomic window carries:
- the LOC113316611 gene encoding putative F-box/FBD/LRR-repeat protein At1g78760 gives MDFVDRTLILRDASSNFQKVYLQTHNHMNASRVHSWISYITTRNVQELSLCLRPEKPFFYSFIPFKCESLAKLQLSAFCAIHIPKSFSFPKLKSLELRCIQFSDDCWNGKHFSNCPVLEKLILGNWTWFGVRKFCILTPGLKVLEIENDSFEEDGLRDCDLKIYAPNLVSLSYMDAVAKDYDMSSFVKLDDAEIYFNKYDGDERIGHGAAVRKFLQALSHVKSLMAGALDLEAALVVDDFINILPTFHNLNILDLILGPATDELIFALLKAAPNLKKLRFDCTSMQNFGFKFDIFDDDDDNDDIVYDETEDFMNHEAYRGMDKSGLYDEIEDLFRHLQSVYFSAFSGKKRELRWAELVLKNAISLQTMLIVYGTLCSNAGMLKSKEVVMSELLSFTRASWRCKGEKLRLHQRGGYKDGFRNEVKDEEKGEENEITIGVEKEYTIGGSGSGGEERYIGKGRKTKDRDTRGTQIESESRDCGETWSDCESRDYRGKGNEPRKGGGKR, from the exons ATGGATTTTGTGGATAGAACATTGATTCTTCGTGATGCATCATCAAATTTTCAGAAAGTCTATCTTCAAACGCATAATCACATGAATGCATCTAGGGTTCATTCATGGATCTCTTATATAACAACGCGTAATGTCCAAGAACTCAGTCTTTGCTTGCGTCCAGAGAAACCTTTTTTCTATTCCTTCATCCCTTTCAAATGTGAATCACTGGCTAAACTGCAGTTAAGTGCATTCTGTGCTATTCATATTCCTAAAAGTTTCTCTTTTCCGAAACTCAAGAGCCTTGAACTTCGTTGTATCCAATTTAGTGATGATTGCTGGAATGGGAAACACTTTTCAAATTGCCCTGTccttgaaaaattgattttgggAAACTGGACTTGGTTCGGTGTGAGGAAATTCTGCATTTTAACTCCAGGTCTAAAAGTCTTGGAAATTGAAAATGATAGTTTCGAAGAAGATGGTTTACGTGATTGTGATCTCAAAATTTATGCACCGAATCTAGTATCTCTTTCCTACATGGATGCTGTGGCTAAGGATTATGACATGTCCAGCTTTGTAAAATTAGATGACGCAGAAATCTACTTCAATAAATATGATGGGGATGAAAGGATAGGTCATGGTGCAGCTGTAAGGAAGTTTCTTCAAGCGCTTTCGCATGTAAAAAGTCTAATGGCAGGTGCTTTAGACCTAGAG GCTGCCCTCGTTGTAGACGACTTCATAAACATCCTACCTACATTTCATAATCTGAACATATTGGACCTGATTCTAGGACCAGCCACAGATGAATTAATATTTGCATTGCTCAAAGCTGCACCTAATCTGAAGAAGCTTCGATTCGACTGCACAAGCATGCAGAACTTTGGATTTAAATTT GACATTTTTGACGATGATGATGACAATGACGATATAGTGTATGATGAAACTGAAGACTT taTGAATCACGAAGCGTATAGAGGAATGGATAAGTCAGGCT TATATGATGAAATTGAAGACTTGTTTCGACACCTCCAGTCAGTTTACTTTAGCGCATTTAGTGGGAAGAAGAGGGAGTTGAGATGGGCAGAATTAGTTTTGAAGAATGCAATATCTTTGCAGACGATGCTTATTGTATATGGTACTCTCTGTTCTAATGCGGGTATGCTGAAAAGCAAAGAAGTAGTTATGTCGGAGCTGCTAAGTTTTACAAGAGCCTCTTGGAGATGTAAG GGAGAGAAGTTGAGGTTGCACCAAAGAGGTGGGTACAAGGACGGATTTCGGAACGAGGTAAAAGACGAAGAGAAAGGTGAGGAAAACGAAATCACAATCGGTGTTGAGAAGGAGTACACGATTGGAGGCTCGGGATCAGGAGGTGAAGAACGATATATTGGTAAAGGACGAAAAACGAAGGACCGTGATACAAGGGGAACGCAGATCGAAAGTGAAAGCCGGGACTGTGGAGAAACCTGGTCGGATTGTGAAAGCCGGGACTACCGCGGAAAAGGAAATGAACCAAGAAAAGGTGGAGGCAAACGATAA
- the LOC113316612 gene encoding hexose carrier protein HEX6-like produces MAGGFVASGEVSKQYNGRVTLFVILSCMVAGLGGVLNGYDIGISGGVTSMPPFLMKFFPKVYRRMREDKNISNYCKFDSQLLTAFTSSLYLASLIACFFASYVTSIHGRKPSIIVGGAAFVIGSVFGGAAVNIEMLILGRILLGIGVGFVNQSAPLYLSEMAPAKYRGAINNGFQLSTNLGVLSANLINYGTEKIKGNYGWRLSLATAAFPSLIFTIGSIFLTETPNSLIQRGSDFKKAKIVLQKVRGTDDVQAELDDLIEASSVSKTTNQSQFIIFEKRYRPQLVMAIAIPFFQQVTGINVIGFYAPLLFITIGLGTSAALLSSVLIGVIATTSTFISMFIVDRFGRRALFIVGGIQMFMSQIIIGSVMANKLGDHTALMTKSYAYLVLVFICVYVCGYSWSWGPLGWSVPSEIFPLEIRSAGQTIVVSTGMIFTFIIAQTFLAMLCHLKAGIFFFFGGWVFVMTVFVYFFLPETKGIPIEQMVRVWREHWFWKRFLGEEYRFEDGDGLRTQE; encoded by the exons ATGGCAGGGGGATTTGTAGCGAGTGGTGAAGTAAGCAAACAATATAATGGGAGAGTAACACTATTTGTGATCCTTTCATGTATGGTTGCTGGTCTTGGTGGAGTTCTCAATGGTTATGATATTGGAATTTCAG GTGGAGTAACATCAATGCCACCGTTTCTAATGAAATTCTTCCCAAAGGTGTATAGAAGAATGAGAGAAGATAAAAACATCAGCAACTACTGCAAATTTGACAGTCAGCTCTTGACAGCATTCACATCATCTCTATACCTTGCAAGTCTCATAGCTTGCTTCTTTGCCTCATATGTCACTAGTATTCATGGCCGTAAGCCCTCGATTATTGTCGGAGGAGCCGCTTTTGTCATCGGATCAGTTTTTGGTGGTGCTGCTGTCAACATTGAAATGCTTATATTAGGTCGTATTTTGCTCGGAATTGGTGTTGGATTCGTAAACCAG TCAGCTCCATTATATCTGTCGGAAATGGCACCGGCTAAATACCGAGGAGCAATCAACAACGGGTTTCAATTAAGTACCAACCTGGGAGTTTTATCTGCTAACCTTATTAACTATGGAACTGAAAAGATTAAAGGTAATTACGGTTGGCGACTTTCACTTGCCACGGCTGCATTTCCATCTTTAATTTTCACAATTGGATCAATTTTCCTCACCGAAACACCGAACAGTTTGATTCAACGCGGGAGTGATTTTAAGAAGGCAAAAATAGTGTTGCAAAAAGTAAGAGGAACTGACGATGTTCAAGCCGAACTTGATGATCTTATCGAAGCTAGTTCTGTCTCCAAAACAACAAACCAGagtcaattcataattttcgaaaaAAGATATCGACCTCAGCTCGTTATGGCGATTGCAATCCCATTCTTTCAACAGGTGACCGGAATTAATGTGATTGGATTCTATGCGCCACTTTTATTCATAACAATTGGTTTAGGAACAAGTGCAGCGCTTCTATCATCAGTACTAATCGGTGTAATAGCAACAACGTCCACATTCATATCGATGTTTATAGTGGATAGATTTGGACGAAGAGCACTATTCATAGTCGGAGGCATTCAAATGTTCATGTCTCAGATAATTATCGGAAGCGTTATGGCAAACAAACTTGGTGATCATACTGCGTTAATGACCAAATCATACGCGTATTTGGTACTAGTTTTTATTTGTGTTTACGTTTGCGGGTATTCATGGTCATGGGGTCCTTTAGGTTGGTCAGTCCCTAGTGAAATATTTCCACTGGAGATACGATCAGCTGGGCAAACAATTGTTGTTTCCACTGGTATGATATTCACTTTCATTATTGCTCAAACATTTTTGGCAATGCTTTGTCATCTGAAAGCTGGgatattcttcttctttggtgGTTGGGTATTTGTTATGACAGTGTTTGTGTACTTCTTCTTGCCGGAAACTAAAGGCATACCGATTGAACAGATGGTGAGGGTTTGGAGAGAACATTGGTTTTGGAAGAGATTTTTGGGAGAAGAATATAGATTTGAAGATGGAGATGGACTTAGAACTCAAGAATGA